The Metamycoplasma subdolum DNA window GGCTATTTGCATGCATTAATAAGATTCTTCCAATTCTTTCTTTTTCACCTTTAGTTGAGTTAATAATATATGATCCTTTGTTTAAAACACCTGAATAAACTCTAAAGTAAGTTAAGTTACCAACATAAGGGTCGTTCATTACTTTGAAAGCTAAAGCTGAAAAGAATTCATCATCTGAAGCTGGAATTGCAATTTCAGTTTCTCCTTTGTATGCTTTCATAGGTGGAATGTCTATAGGACTTGGAAGGTAATCAACTACTGCATCAAGCATAAGTTTAACACCTTTGTTTTTAAATGATGTTCCACAAACTACTGGGAAATATTGTGAAGTCAAAGTAGCTTTTCTAATTGCTTTTTTAAGTAAATCAGCAGGAACTTCTTTTTCTTCAAGTAAAAGTTCCATAATATGTTCATCAAAGTCAGCAACTGATTCAGCTAGTGAGCTTCTCATTAAAATTGCTTCTTCTTTTAAATGATCAGGAATTGGAATTTCAACTGCGTTTTCATCTTGCTTACCATCATATTTGTAAGCTTTCATTTCAACTAAATCAATAATTCCTTCAAATTGAGCTTCTTCACCAATGTTTAATTGAATTGCATGTGCATTAGCAGCTAAAAGTTTTCTTAAAGATTCAACTGAAGCTTTAAAGTTAGCACCTGCTTTATCCATTTTGTTAACATAAACGATTCTAGGTACGTGATAGTTTGTTGCTTGTCTTCAAACTGTTTCAGTTTGAGGTTCAACACCTGATTGAGCATCTAAAACAGTAATTGCTCCATCAAGTACACGAAGTGATCTTTCAACTTCAATTGTAAAGTCAACGTGTCCTGGGGTGTCAATAATTTGAACTTTGTGTCCTTTTCAATATGCTGTTGTAGCAGCTGAGGTAATAGTAATACCTCTTTCTTGTTCTTGAACCATTCAGTCCATTTGGCTAGCACCATCATGTGTTTCACCAATTTTGTGAATTTTTCCAGTGTGGTATAGAACCCTTTCGGTTGTTGTTGTTTTTCCGGCGTCAATGTGAGCCATGATACCAATGTTTCGGTAAATTTTTAAATCGTAATCTCTTGCCATAACTATTCCTAATTTATATATAATACAATTCTATCATCTAAAGTGAGCAAATGCTTTATTAGATTCAGCCATTTTATGGGTGTCTTCTCTTTTCTTAATTGAGCCTCCAATTTTATTAGAAGCATCAATAATTTCATGTGCTAACTTTTCTTTCATAGTCTTTTCGTTTCTTAAACGAGCGTATTGGATTAATCATCTTAATGCTAAAGTTTGTTTTCTTTTTGCACTAACTTCGCAAGGTACTTGGTAGTTTGATCCACCAACTCTTCTGGTTCTAACTTCTAGTTGAGGTGAAATATTTTCAAGTGCTTGTAAAAATACTTCCATTGGTTCTTTGTTTGTTTTAGTTTTAATAATTTCAAATGCATCGTATAAGATGGCTTCAGCAACTGATTTTTTACCATCTAGCATAATTGTGTTGATTAATTTAGTAATAATTTTTGAGTTAAAGATTGGATCTGCTAAAACATCTCTAACAGGTGCTTTGTGTTTTCTTGACATAATATCTCCTTACTTTAACTTTCTAGTTAGCTTTTGGGCGTTTAGTTCCATAAACTGAACGTCCTTGTTTTCTTTTTTCAACACCTGATGCATCTTGTGTTCCTCTAACGATGGTGTATCTAACTCCAGGTAAATCTTTAACTTTACCACCACGAATTAATACTACTGAGTGTTCTTGTAAATTGTGACCTTCGCCAGGAATATATGCTGTAACTTCTTGTCCGTTTGAAAGTTTAACACGGGCATATTTACGAATTGCTGAGTTAGGTTTTTTAGGAGTCATTGTTGCTACCCGAGTACATACTCCTCTTTTAAAAGGGCTAGGAATTTTCTTTTCTCTTTTTTGTAAAGAGTTAAACATCATACCTAAAGCAGGTGCTTTAGATTTTGTTGTTTTGCTTTTCCGCCCGCTATTAATTAATTGGCTAATTGTAGGCATGTTTTTCCTTTCATTTTTTAATTATTTAATTAGCTTGTGACTTAATAAATACTAGTTAATTATACAACAACTTAGCCGGTGTTGAGTAATTTTTTTATTTTTTTTATTTTAAGAATTTTTGATTAAAAAACATGGCACTCAGTCCATGATTTTTGTTAGTGAAATATTATAGATTTCTTAAAAATTTGTTTTTCAAATAACCCTGATATTCAATGAAAAATTCAGGAATTGATTTTTCAAAAATTTCGCCGTCTTCTTTAAGTTGATAAATTACTGAAGAAGTTGGATTGTAAAATAAATCTTCAATATCAGCATCTAAATAAGTTAGTCAGTTGTTTCTTCTAACGTTAGCATAAAGTGGGTCTTGACTTCTTACTGTATATAAATATTCTTCATATTGTTTATCAAATTCTTTTTTAGAAAGTTTAGATGCATCACTTTCGTTAAACTCTTTGATAATCTTAGCTTTCGCATCAGCTTTGTCCATTCAAATGATTTCTTCTTCAACTTTTGAAAGCTCATTTTTTGGTGAAGATGCGTTAAGAATTCTTGCTTCTTCTTGTTGTTTTTCTTCAATAAATTTATTAGATTCTTCAAAGAATTTCATCTTAAACATTTGATCTAAAAAGGTGCGATATTTTACATTAATTTTTTTTGAATTTAAATTGTTGTAATGAAATAGAAATTTAGAAATTACTCTTGTGGCAAGTGGATTTTCCGCTTGCATTTTTTCAATATCAAGTTTAATTGAGTTAGGATATTCTTGAATTTCAAGACTTGGATAAAGATTTTCTTCAAGCAATGATTTTAGTTTATTTTCTTTAACTCTTTTGCCTGCTTTAACTTTTGAATCTTTAAAGCCTTTTCTGAAAAGAGCAACTAAGGCAAAATTGAATGATAGACAAACTAATAAAGTAAGTGCGGCAATTGCAATAAAGCCAATAACGTACATATTTTCAAATACTTTTTCGCCGGCTTTTTGGGCATTAATAATTGTTCTTCTAACAAGTACTGTTGTAACAATAGCAATTGAAATAAGTAAGAAATTATTAATTAAATATGTAAAAAATGAACTAGATTTAGGGTTAAAACCTTGCACGTAAGGAATAAGGCGATAGTTGCCTAAAACATCTTTCGTTTTATTAATGCTTCTTTTAAAATTAATTAAAAATTTTACGGCTCAATATAAACTTAGAACTAAAAGTAGCGTTAAAACTACAAGTCCTATTGACCCAGAATATTTACTTTTTCCAGGCTGTGCTACGGCACTTGCTCCAGATAAATTTAAAATTTCCATATCTCTCCTTAATTTAGATTATTTGAATCGTTGTCTTGATTTTTATCATCTAAATTTTCATTGCTAAGTTCGGTTTTATTTTCTTCAGGTTTAATTGGTTGTGATTCTTCAAAAATTTGACTAATTTTTTCAACAAGTTGATCTTTTGAGAATGATTCGGCTCCAAAAATATTTAATTTTTTAGCCATAGTTTTAAGCTGTTCTTCGCTTAACATTTCCAATTTCATTCTATAACTTGATCCAGCTGAATGCAACGCCTGAGTTGAAGCAGCGGCGGCTGCAAAAATTCCACCAATCTTATTATTTTCATTATTATTTTGATCAGCATTTTGATTTGGAAATTGTCCAAAAAATTGATTAAAAATACTATTTGGATCATTTTGGGTTTGAGCAATTTTAATTTGAGCATCAAGAACCATATATTTATTTACAGTTCTTCTTACAAAAATATGTGACATTGTAAGACCTATCATGATGATTATTGTATTTGTCATTAATAAAATTGAAGTAATATCAAATTTAACTTTGATAAAAGAAAATCCTTGGAAAAGGTTAGCAAAAGTTATTAATAAAATATAGCCTCAAGTTATTGATAATAAAATGCGTGAAAACTTAGCAAAATCCTTAGCTCTAATAGTTTTTGAAAGTTCAACCACAAATCAAATAAAAATAGCAACATTAAAACAAAGTGAAGCACTTCCAACAATAGTTTTTCTCATTAAAAGTAGTTTTATATGTGTATGAAGATCTCCAGTTACTCCTTGAGATGAAAAATAATTTCTATATTCATTTGTAACATAATCATAATTTACTGAAAGTCAAATTAAAGCTGCACAATAAATTGAAATTATTATAACTAAAATGCTTAGAAATGAAATAAACGGAGCCAAAGTTTTTGACTTGGTTTTATCATACATTTCTTGAACTGAATAATACTCAGGTTGAATTAATTCTGGGTTCATTTCTCTCCTTACTTTATAAAAAAATTATAAGTTATTTATATATTTTATTCTAATTGTTTAAATTTTTACATTCATCATCCATTATTTTTGGAAGAGGACAGGAAACTTGAATTTTATGCCCGTCAATATTTATAAACTCAAGTTCTTGAGCGTGAAGTCTTTGATTAAAATCATCAATTTTTTTATTATAAATTGGATCACCATAAACTGGATGTTTAATATAAGCAAGATGAACTCTTATTTGATGAGTTCTTCCGGTTTTTAAATTGCATTTGACTAAAGTTTTATCTTTCCCGTCAATTTTTAAATAGCCTAGAACCTCAACAATTGTATAAGCTTGTTTACTATTTTGATCAGTTACCGCAAACTTTTGTCTATTTTTAATATCTCTTCCAATAGGAGCGTCAATATTTAAAATTTTATTTATAATTTTGCCGTCACAAATAGCAATATAAGTTCTTTTTATTTCATGTTTTTTAAGCAAACTTGCTAAATAATTATGAATTTTATTATTTTTAGCAACAATTAAAAGCCCACTTGTATCTTTATCAATTCTATGAACTATTCCCATTCTAGTTAAATTATTTACATCAGATAAATTATTTTTAAAATGATAAATTAAACCATTAACTAAAGTACTTTCATGATGGCCTGGTGCAGGGTGAACTACCATACCACTTGGTTTATTAATAATCAATAAATCGTCATTTTCAAAGACAATATCAAGCTCGATATTTTGCTCTTTTATATTTACAGTTTTATCAATCAGGCGAGTTATTTCAATTACGTCATTTTCTTTAACAATAAATTTGTTTTTGTTAATTTTTACTCCGTTAACAAAAACACAACCTTCACTAATTAAATCTTGAATATCATTTCTTGTAACTTCAGAATTATTGGCAATATATTTGTCAATTCTTTCTGCATATTTCACTTCTATTTTTAGCATGTTTTAAATTTTACCATAATTAAAAACTATAATTTTTGTATGAAAATTTATGAAATTAAAAAATCAAAATTTATAAGTTATCTATTAGATATTAATAATAAAGAAGAAGCAAAAAATATCCTTGACTCTCTTTGAGCAGAGCATAAAAAAGCAAGGCATATTGTTTATGCTTATATTTGCCAAGATAATGACGGAAATAAAATAAATGGTTTTAGTGATGATAGAGAGCCTAAGGGAGTGGCAGGTCTTCCAATTTATTTATATTTAGAAAAGAAAAACTTAATAAATAAAGGAATTTTTATTGTCCGTTATTTCGGCGGAATAAAACTTGGAAAATCAGGTTTATTAAGAGCATATTTAAACAGTGCAAAACTACTATTTGACGAAAAAAAATAGCCTCGTTAGAAGCTATTTTTTTGCTTAGCTTATTTGTTGGATACTATTTATATTTTTAAGTTTTAATAATTCTTCAACAAATTTTTCTTTTTTCTCCATTGGTAATTTGATTTTTCTAAATTTATTATATAAAGAAATCACTACAGATCCAAATTTTACTTTTACATCCTTAATTTGAGAATATTCAATAGTTTTAGTTGAAACATTGTTAACAATTTGAAATGAATTTGAATTAGGATTTAATTCAATATCTTTGGTGCTTAAAAATATAACGTACATTGTAATGTCATAAATTAGTGATCCAAAAAGTGCAGAAGAAGCAATTATTGCTAAAATATGAGCTAAATTTCTCGCCTCTTCAAGGCCTTCAACATCATTTGAAGTTTTAAATAGCTTAAGAAAATTTATTAACGCTTTGTTTTCAGAGGTCAGAACAGTCAACACATCAGATGTTTTAACTGCAAGAATCACAAACAAAATTGCTAATATACCAATTAATATCGATTCAATAATTGTGCCTATAGTTCTTGACTTTTTATTTATTTTTCATATTTGCATGTTTTTCCTTTTTTTTTACTAGTATAGTTAAAATTTATATGCATAAAAATGCATAAAAAAAATTATCAATTAGATAAATATTTTGATTTTTGTTTGATGCAAAATAGATACATTTTTGACAAAAAAATCCTTTTTTTTTTTTTTTTTGCAGAAAACAAAAAATGATAAATTTTCTTGCTTCAAAACAATAAAATAATTTAAATTCAGCCACTTAATGATTTCTATAATTTGCAAACTTAAAGATTAAAAATTTCATTTTAAATAAAGAAGAAAATTAAAAACAAATTAGTAATTAAATAATTGTTAATCTCTTTAAGTTTTTAAAAATTGCTTATATGCAAATAATATCTAATTTAATAACCTATAAGTTATTTATTTTGCTAATACTAATTTAATTTATTGACTCATAATGTGTTACAAATTCAACTCTCTATAATATGATCAGTTTTGAATTTTGATTTAAAACAAAAGATATGAATTTGAATGGAATATAACATGAAAAGAAATAAACTAGCATTAGTATGTTTGTCACTTTTTCCGTTTATGACGACAGTTTCAATTTCAACTTCTTGTAAAAAAGAGAAAGAAGAAGACAAAGAGTCTTATATTAAAGCAATTGGAGAAAAAATCTGAGAGTATAATGCTGAGGTTAAGTATGATGATTTTTTAGAGATTGATAAAATCAAATATAAATTCAAGGATTACTTTTATAAATTTGATATCGGCAAGCTTGAAAAATTACAAGAAAATTACAAGGATTATTTGGTTATAGATATTGCCTTAGTAAGGCAACAACATAGGAATGATAAAATAGATGAAGAATTTTTAAAAGAAACGCCTTTTTTTAAACAATGATAAAATAAATGTTTTCGCTTTAATTCTTAAAAAAGATTTTGGGAAGATCGCAGGTTTATATGAAAAAACTGATGCTGGCTGAGAAAAGCAACTAGAAAGTTTAAAAAAATCTAGAAAATTAAATAAAATTAACCAATTTGATAATCATCTCTCTATTAATGAAGAAGAAAAAATAGTAACAGTCAAATCATCAGGAATTTTAGTTAAAAATGATAAGAGAATGGTTAGATTTAGTTTATCATATGGAGAATTTACACTAAATGAATCGTCAAATGTCTCAACTCAATTCAAGGGTATGATATTTATAAAGTTTAGTGATGAATACGAAGGAACTATTAATTTAACATCAACATTAAAATTAAATAAAGTAATTCAATAATTATAAAACAAGGCAAAAAAATGCTTTGTTTTTTTATATATACCAAGACACTTTTTTTCCAACTTAAACATATTTCAATTTTTGAATAAATGCAAATAAAATAACCTATAAGTTATTTATTTCATGCGTAAGTTACGAAACAAATTTGAGCATTTTTATATTAAAACTAACCATTTTATAATTTTATTAGTTTTATTTTTAATGCTTTATTAAAGAATAAAATGGAAAATATATTCTATATAAATAAAATCAAATTTGGAGATAAATCATGAAATTAAAGATTTTGAACTTAATATGTTTGAGCTCTTTAGCACTAATACCAACTACACTAATCTCAACTGCATGTTTTGATGATAATCAAGAGAGTGAACTTGCTAAGGAAACTGTTGGCGAACACATTTGAGAATATGATGCAAAAGTTGCAAGCGTTGAAGATCAGTTTGCACATAAAGAGGGTAAAAATTTCAAAAACTTTGCATGCAAAGTTGCTGTTGGAATTAATTGAAAATTAAAAGAATATTACAAAGATTATTTAATGTTAGATTTTATTCCAGTTGAAAAACAAATGCATCAATATGAATATAGAACTATTTATAAAAATGAGTTAGAACCTGTTATTGCATTAATAATTACAAAAGAAATTGCCAAGGAAATTGGGCTTATTCAAGATATTGGCCCAAATTGAAAAGATGCATTAAAAGATTTTAGATTCATGCGAGATAATGTCCATGTTCCTTGAGCACGATATTCATTTGATAAAGAAACTAAAACACTTTCTATTAGTGCTTCAGATTACAAACTTAGAAATTCTAAAGAAATTGTAAAAATTAGTTCAGGTATAAAAATTATTTTAGATAAAAATAAAAATAATCAAACTAGCTTATCATTCAATTTTAATCAAGTTAAAGATGAAATTGATGATGGATATGAGTTAGCAGATATTAAAATTAATTTAATGTTTAATAAAATTATTAATTTATAAGGAAGGAAAATATGAAAAAAATAAAATTATTGCCTTTGGTTTTGCCTCTAACTTTACTTCCAACTAGCCTTCTTTCCTCTGCATGTATTACTTTTTTAGAAAAGACTTTGACAAGAAAAATTGACAAAATATTGGACAACAAAATTTGAGAATATGAAGCAATTTATGAAGATAACGTTTTGGGTTTTAGAAACAATCACCAAAAAATGTTTGAAGACTTTGAATTTAAAATAGTAATTGGCAAAGGTTCAAATATTTTAGA harbors:
- a CDS encoding RluA family pseudouridine synthase; protein product: MLKIEVKYAERIDKYIANNSEVTRNDIQDLISEGCVFVNGVKINKNKFIVKENDVIEITRLIDKTVNIKEQNIELDIVFENDDLLIINKPSGMVVHPAPGHHESTLVNGLIYHFKNNLSDVNNLTRMGIVHRIDKDTSGLLIVAKNNKIHNYLASLLKKHEIKRTYIAICDGKIINKILNIDAPIGRDIKNRQKFAVTDQNSKQAYTIVEVLGYLKIDGKDKTLVKCNLKTGRTHQIRVHLAYIKHPVYGDPIYNKKIDDFNQRLHAQELEFINIDGHKIQVSCPLPKIMDDECKNLNN
- the fusA gene encoding elongation factor G; translated protein: MARDYDLKIYRNIGIMAHIDAGKTTTTERVLYHTGKIHKIGETHDGASQMDWMVQEQERGITITSAATTAYWKGHKVQIIDTPGHVDFTIEVERSLRVLDGAITVLDAQSGVEPQTETVWRQATNYHVPRIVYVNKMDKAGANFKASVESLRKLLAANAHAIQLNIGEEAQFEGIIDLVEMKAYKYDGKQDENAVEIPIPDHLKEEAILMRSSLAESVADFDEHIMELLLEEKEVPADLLKKAIRKATLTSQYFPVVCGTSFKNKGVKLMLDAVVDYLPSPIDIPPMKAYKGETEIAIPASDDEFFSALAFKVMNDPYVGNLTYFRVYSGVLNKGSYIINSTKGEKERIGRILLMHANSRADVDEVRTGDIAAAVGLKFTTTGDTLIDEKHKDIVLENMNFPEPVISQALEPASKDANEKLSLSLQRLAAEDPTFKYWTDEETGQTIIAGMGELHLDIICDRLKREFKVSVNVGAPQVSYRETITKSAEVEGMHKKQSGGRGQYGHVWIKYEPNPDKGFEFVDKIVGGKIPKEYIKSIEKGLREKMAIGILAGYPLIDLKATLFDGSYHEVDSSELAYKIAASKSLTKGRELLGTVLLEPIMDVAVVVPEDFFGDVMGDISRRRGQVRDNETRNDGAHVIKAFIPLSEMFGYATELRSMTTGRGTYQMWFDHYEKLPRNLADEIIKKRGGKVKVDED
- a CDS encoding ABC transporter permease, whose amino-acid sequence is MEILNLSGASAVAQPGKSKYSGSIGLVVLTLLLVLSLYWAVKFLINFKRSINKTKDVLGNYRLIPYVQGFNPKSSSFFTYLINNFLLISIAIVTTVLVRRTIINAQKAGEKVFENMYVIGFIAIAALTLLVCLSFNFALVALFRKGFKDSKVKAGKRVKENKLKSLLEENLYPSLEIQEYPNSIKLDIEKMQAENPLATRVISKFLFHYNNLNSKKINVKYRTFLDQMFKMKFFEESNKFIEEKQQEEARILNASSPKNELSKVEEEIIWMDKADAKAKIIKEFNESDASKLSKKEFDKQYEEYLYTVRSQDPLYANVRRNNWLTYLDADIEDLFYNPTSSVIYQLKEDGEIFEKSIPEFFIEYQGYLKNKFLRNL
- the rpsL gene encoding 30S ribosomal protein S12; this translates as MPTISQLINSGRKSKTTKSKAPALGMMFNSLQKREKKIPSPFKRGVCTRVATMTPKKPNSAIRKYARVKLSNGQEVTAYIPGEGHNLQEHSVVLIRGGKVKDLPGVRYTIVRGTQDASGVEKRKQGRSVYGTKRPKAN
- the rpsG gene encoding 30S ribosomal protein S7, whose translation is MSRKHKAPVRDVLADPIFNSKIITKLINTIMLDGKKSVAEAILYDAFEIIKTKTNKEPMEVFLQALENISPQLEVRTRRVGGSNYQVPCEVSAKRKQTLALRWLIQYARLRNEKTMKEKLAHEIIDASNKIGGSIKKREDTHKMAESNKAFAHFRW
- a CDS encoding YigZ family protein; its protein translation is MKIYEIKKSKFISYLLDINNKEEAKNILDSLWAEHKKARHIVYAYICQDNDGNKINGFSDDREPKGVAGLPIYLYLEKKNLINKGIFIVRYFGGIKLGKSGLLRAYLNSAKLLFDEKK